DNA from Streptomyces luteogriseus:
TGGCTCAGCGATTGTGGACAACTCCGTCACCCACTCGAGGAACCTCAGCCGCTCGGCAGCTCCAGGTCGCTCTTGTTCAGCTCCTCGATGTTCACGTCCTTGAACGTGAGCACGCGGACCTGCTTCACGAACCGCGCCGGCCGGTACATGTCCCACACCCAGGCGTCCGCCATGGACACCTCGAAGAAAACCTCACCCTGGACCGAGTGCACCTGCATCTCGTAGTCGTTGGTCAGGTAGAAGCGCCGCTCGGTCTCGATCACGTATTTGAACAGACCGACGACATCGCGGTACTCCCGGTAGAGCTTCAGCTCCATCTCGGTCTCGTACTTCTCGAGGTCCTCGGCGCTCATGGCATGTTCCCCTTCAGCCGTGCGATCCCCCCATTGTGCGCCAGTCCCGTGAGCCCCTAGACGATTTCCGGGTCAAGGATCACTGGCCTGGCCGGGGGACCTTCGTCGAGCAGCGTGCGCAGCAGCCCGGCGAGTCTGGTCGGATACACCGTCTCATGTGCCCGGCTCAGTTCCGGACACGTCCACCAGCGCGCTCCGGCGACACTGCGCCGTTCCAGCTCGGTCAGCCCCGTGGCGGCCACCGCCGTGCGGTCCGTACGGGCCAGGTAGTACCACTCGTCCTGGTCCCAGCGGCGGCCGGCGAACGGGAAGGAGCACCTCCGTCGCCACATCACCGGGCCGAGCTCGACCTCGGTGATGCCCGTCTCCTCGGCGAGTTCCCTCAGGGCGGCCTGTTCACGGGTCTCGTCGCCCTCCACGCCCCCGCCGGGGGTGAACCACCAGTCGTCGGCCGGATCGTCCGGTTCGTGCCCGTGCAGCAACAGGATGCGGTCCTGCGGGTCGAGCAGCACGACCCGGGCGACCTTGCGCAACCCGCCTTCGTGGGTGTCCTGGCCCGCTCCGACGGCCTCAGCCGACACCTGCGGGCTCCCCGCTCTCCCGGCGGGCCCGGGCGGCGCCGGTGCGCTTGGCGACGGGTCCGTAGGCGCCTCCGCCCAGGACGAGTACGGCGCCGGCGATCACCAGGAGGGTGATCGTCCGCAGCGGGCCGGGCGAGGAGAGGGCGCCGAGCGGCTCGAAGCCGGTGGGGCGCTCCAGCATGCCCTTCATCGGCCACACGACGGAGTCGACACGGGCGTCCACGGCGGAGCGCGCGACCGTGCCGCTGGCGGCGTCGGTCAGGTGGGCGGTGGAGTCCACGGAGTTGCCGCGCTCGTCACCGAGCAGGAACAGCCGGCCCTTGGGGACGGTCACGGTCGGGAAATTGCTCATCTCGGCCGGCGTGCCCTGGGGCAGGTACGTTTCGTCGATCTCCTTGCCGTTGACCTCCAGCTTGCCGTCCTGGCAGCAGGAGACCGTGTCGCCGCCGATGGCGACCACGCGCTTGACCATCGGCGCGTTGGCCCACGTCGCGTCCTTGAAGACGACGACGTCACCGCGGCGCACCTCGCCGCCGTCGACGCGCTGCGCCAGGATCCGGTCGCCGGCGTCGATCGTCGGGGTCATCGAGCTGGTGGGCACGGTGTACGGCCGGTAGACCACCGCTCCCCAGGCGAATCCGCCCAGGAACAGCACGAGGCCCAGTGCGACGGCCAGACCGGACAACCGCTGTCCGGTCCGGCTGCCCACCGGGCCGGTGCTCGGGCCGCCGCTGCGCGGGGCCGTGTGCGTCATGCTCTCGCCACCCATGGGTCCGCACCCTACCCGGGGGTACCGGCCGGGGTCAGCCCATGGTCGGGATCACTGCTTCCGGCGACGCCACCACACCACCGGCACCACACCGGCCAGTGCCAGGCCCTGCGGCGCGGCGGGCAGGCCCGCGGCGGCCGGCTGGGCGTTCAGCCCGGGCTGGTCGAAGGTGTCCGGCACCGGCAGGGTGCTCCAGCGGTTGATCGGCCAGGCGACGACGACGGCGCGGCCGACGACGTCCTTCACCGGGACCATGCCGTGGTTCTTGTCGGCCTGGTTGTAGCGGGAGTCCCGCGAGTTCTGCCGGTGGTCGCCCATGACCCAGATGTAGCCCTCGGGGACCTTCACCTTGAACTGGCCGCCCTGGTCGTCCTGGCTGCACGGCGTGTTGCCGGCGTAGACGTACGACTGCTCGTTCAGTGCCTTGCCGTTGACCGTGAGCGGGCCGGTGTTCTTGCACTCGATGGTGTCGCCGCCGACGCCGACGACGCGCTTGATGAGGTCCTTCTCCTCCGCGGACGGCATGAGGCCGATCCAGCTGAGGAACGTCTGCAGCGCGTTCGGGTCCGTGGTCGGCTCGCCGGCCAGCCAGTTGTCCGGGTCGTGGAAGACGACGACCTCGCCGCGCTCGGGCTCGGAGCCGAACCAGGGAGTGAGCTTGTCGACCAGGACACGGTCACCCTGCTGGAGGGTGTTCTGCATCGAGTCGGAGGGGATGGAGAAGGCCTGCACCAGGAAGGTCTTGATCAGCAGCGCCAGCACCAGCGCGATACCGATCAGGATCGGCAGCTCCTTCCAGAAGGAGCGCGGCTTCTTCGGGGTCCGGGCCGTGCCGCCCGGTCCCTGGTCCCCGGTTGTCGTGTGCTCGCCCGTCACCCCGTCGTCCTCGGCCGCCCCGGAGTCACTCCCGGAGGTCACGGCGCTGTCCGCGGCCGGGACGGCGGATTCCGCGGGGCGTCCGCGATGCTCCTCGCCGTCGTGTCCGGACCGTGCGCCAACCGCCACATCCCCCACGCCAACTCCTCACTCTGTGCCGCTGCCTGCCCCATACACGGCGCAGGCCCACCACTCCCATAACGAGCGGGAGTTCCGCAGGGGTCGGGAGCTGGATCGTCTCGTTCGAATCGTAGGAGGCAACCCTATGCGACAGTTCGGGAGCTGCGGTCGACCCGGGGGCCGAGTCGGACACGGAGGCGTACGTATTCGGTTCCTCCAGCATGTTCCAGTGTCCGAAGGGCCAGGCGATGACCATGGCACGGCCCACCACCTCGTCCTCGGAGACCGTGCCCCCGTAGTCGGTGTCCTGGTGGGCGCGGGAGTCCGCGGAGTTGTTCCGGTGGTCGCCCATCACCCACAGCCGCCCCTGGGGGACCGTGATGTCGAACGGCGTGTCGGAGGGCGCGGCGCCGGGATAGAGGTAGTCCTCGACCAGCGGGACGCCGTTGACGGTCACGCGCCCCTGCGTGTCGCAGCACTTGACGCGGTCGCCGCCGACGCCGACGACCCGCTTGATGAGGTCCTTCTCGTTCTCCGACGGCAGCAGGCCGATGAAGGTGAGCCCTTCCTTGACCTGCTTGATGACGACCGGGTCGGCCTTCTGCGTGGTGGGCTGCTCGTCCTGGAGCCAGCCGCCGGGATCCTTGAAGACGACGACGTCCCCGCGCTGCGGCTTCGAGCCGAACCACGGGGTGAGCTTGTCGACCAGGACGCGGTCGCCGATCTGGATCGTCTGCTCCATGGAGCCGGACGGGATGACGAACGCCTGGACGAGGAACGTCTTCAGTACCAGCGCTATCAGGACGGCGACGCCCACGAGGAGCGGTATCTCCTTGACGGCGCTGCGCCTGCGGCGCCGCTTGACCCTGCGCTGGAGCTTGCGGCG
Protein-coding regions in this window:
- the lepB gene encoding signal peptidase I — protein: MGGESMTHTAPRSGGPSTGPVGSRTGQRLSGLAVALGLVLFLGGFAWGAVVYRPYTVPTSSMTPTIDAGDRILAQRVDGGEVRRGDVVVFKDATWANAPMVKRVVAIGGDTVSCCQDGKLEVNGKEIDETYLPQGTPAEMSNFPTVTVPKGRLFLLGDERGNSVDSTAHLTDAASGTVARSAVDARVDSVVWPMKGMLERPTGFEPLGALSSPGPLRTITLLVIAGAVLVLGGGAYGPVAKRTGAARARRESGEPAGVG
- a CDS encoding DUF2469 domain-containing protein — encoded protein: MSAEDLEKYETEMELKLYREYRDVVGLFKYVIETERRFYLTNDYEMQVHSVQGEVFFEVSMADAWVWDMYRPARFVKQVRVLTFKDVNIEELNKSDLELPSG
- the lepB gene encoding signal peptidase I, which encodes MGNRGKPRGVPAGPAENLLPTGARRAAGPSGGGRTRAERRKLQRRVKRRRRRSAVKEIPLLVGVAVLIALVLKTFLVQAFVIPSGSMEQTIQIGDRVLVDKLTPWFGSKPQRGDVVVFKDPGGWLQDEQPTTQKADPVVIKQVKEGLTFIGLLPSENEKDLIKRVVGVGGDRVKCCDTQGRVTVNGVPLVEDYLYPGAAPSDTPFDITVPQGRLWVMGDHRNNSADSRAHQDTDYGGTVSEDEVVGRAMVIAWPFGHWNMLEEPNTYASVSDSAPGSTAAPELSHRVASYDSNETIQLPTPAELPLVMGVVGLRRVWGRQRHRVRSWRGGCGGWRTVRTRRRGASRTPRGIRRPGRGQRRDLRE
- the lepB gene encoding signal peptidase I, translating into MGDVAVGARSGHDGEEHRGRPAESAVPAADSAVTSGSDSGAAEDDGVTGEHTTTGDQGPGGTARTPKKPRSFWKELPILIGIALVLALLIKTFLVQAFSIPSDSMQNTLQQGDRVLVDKLTPWFGSEPERGEVVVFHDPDNWLAGEPTTDPNALQTFLSWIGLMPSAEEKDLIKRVVGVGGDTIECKNTGPLTVNGKALNEQSYVYAGNTPCSQDDQGGQFKVKVPEGYIWVMGDHRQNSRDSRYNQADKNHGMVPVKDVVGRAVVVAWPINRWSTLPVPDTFDQPGLNAQPAAAGLPAAPQGLALAGVVPVVWWRRRKQ
- a CDS encoding NUDIX hydrolase, giving the protein MSAEAVGAGQDTHEGGLRKVARVVLLDPQDRILLLHGHEPDDPADDWWFTPGGGVEGDETREQAALRELAEETGITEVELGPVMWRRRCSFPFAGRRWDQDEWYYLARTDRTAVAATGLTELERRSVAGARWWTCPELSRAHETVYPTRLAGLLRTLLDEGPPARPVILDPEIV